The sequence TGTCAAAGGTGATGTAAATCGTGTAATTCTAAAATCTGATCGTATAGAGTATTGGTTAAGTACTGGTGCTCAACCTACAGATCGTGTTGCTAGATTTATTGAAGAAGCTGGTATAGCACTCCCAGCATCGATCAAAAAGAAAATGGAAATAAAAATTAAGAATCGTAAAATAAAACCTCCTAAGAAAGAGTCAAAAAAAGCTTAAGTAACATGCCGTCATTGCGAGAAGCCACTTTAGTGGCTACGAAGCAATCCACGAAAATTAATATAAGTAATGACATTAAAAGTCACACGAGTTTTTTCTTATTTGCCGGATTAGCTCAGTGGTAGAGCAACCGCCTTGTAAGCGGTAGGTCGTCAGTTCAAATCCGACATCCGGCACCAGCAAATAACAAAATTATGTTTGT comes from Candidatus Tisiphia endosymbiont of Nemotelus nigrinus and encodes:
- the rpsP gene encoding 30S ribosomal protein S16, with amino-acid sequence MATKIRLARGGAKKRPHYRVVVANATAPRDGDFLEKVGTYNPMLVKGDVNRVILKSDRIEYWLSTGAQPTDRVARFIEEAGIALPASIKKKMEIKIKNRKIKPPKKESKKA